Proteins co-encoded in one Bos taurus isolate L1 Dominette 01449 registration number 42190680 breed Hereford chromosome X, ARS-UCD2.0, whole genome shotgun sequence genomic window:
- the LOC100296529 gene encoding spermatid nuclear transition protein 3, with product MTKVTKKPWLSRRVPMRFASRVKGRKKTLCQRRYRGSVKARNMTMRVRRPLQGTMRKKIQSYATQSKKVKKTRKPNCFFCSCACKKLNQSRKRYQNRRQNQRRRQNQKRR from the exons ATGACTAAAGTAACTAAGAAGCCATGGCTGTCAAGAAGAGTTCCAATGCGGTTTGCTTCAAgggtgaaaggaagaaagaagacgCTTTGTCAACGGAGATACAGAGGCAGTGTGAAG GCACGAAATATGACGATGAGGGTCAGAAGACCTCTACAAGGAACCATGAGAAAGAAAATCCAATCATATGCCACCCAATCGAAGAAggtgaagaaaacaagaaagccaAACTGTTTTTTCTGTTCCTGTGCATGTAAGAAACTGAATCAAAGTAGAAAAAGATACCAAAATAGGAGGCAGAATCAAAGAAGGAGGCAGAATCAAAAGAGAAGATAA